In Micromonospora sp. LH3U1, one genomic interval encodes:
- a CDS encoding pyridoxal-dependent decarboxylase, which translates to MAPHMDPAEFRRAGHAVIDWIADYWATVEQRPVAPADPPGTVAAALPTAPPTVGGEPVEAVLADLDSIVLPGLTHWQHPSFFGYFPANTSGPSVLGDLVSSGLGVQGMLWASSPACTELETVMMDWLAQLLDLPQRFRSTGTGGGVIQDSASSATLVATLAALHRASGGRWRDTGIDRRYRAYTSVHGHSSIEKAVRIAGLGTDGVRPIEVDPDTQALLPGALRAAIEADLAAGDVPAIVVATIGTTSTTAIDPLPEIGAICAEYGIWLHVDAAYAGAAAVCPELRWSHAGLEYADSYCFDPHKWLLTGFDCDAFWVADRSELIEALTVLPEFLRNAASESGAVIDYRDWQVPLGRRFRALKLWFVLRWYGAEGLRAHIRSGVALADRFAERVRADDRFEVAAAHPFSLVCFRLRAGDDANAALLARVNGTGRVHLTHTRVAGRYTLRLAIGSPQSTEAHIDEAWTLLSAAADTLPTP; encoded by the coding sequence ATGGCTCCGCACATGGACCCCGCCGAATTTCGTCGCGCCGGCCACGCCGTCATCGACTGGATCGCTGACTACTGGGCGACGGTGGAGCAACGACCGGTCGCCCCGGCCGATCCGCCGGGCACGGTGGCCGCCGCTCTCCCCACCGCACCGCCCACCGTCGGCGGCGAACCGGTCGAGGCGGTCCTCGCCGACCTGGACTCGATCGTCCTACCGGGGCTGACCCATTGGCAGCACCCGAGCTTCTTCGGCTACTTCCCCGCCAACACCTCCGGCCCGAGCGTGCTCGGCGACCTGGTCAGCTCCGGCCTCGGCGTCCAGGGCATGCTGTGGGCCAGCAGCCCAGCCTGCACCGAGTTGGAAACGGTGATGATGGACTGGCTGGCCCAACTGCTGGACCTGCCGCAGCGGTTCCGCTCGACCGGCACCGGCGGTGGGGTCATCCAGGACTCGGCCTCCTCGGCGACGCTGGTGGCCACCCTGGCCGCACTGCACCGGGCCAGTGGAGGCCGTTGGCGCGACACCGGCATCGACCGGCGCTACCGCGCGTACACCTCCGTCCACGGGCACTCCTCCATCGAGAAGGCCGTGCGGATCGCCGGGCTGGGCACCGACGGGGTCCGGCCGATCGAGGTGGACCCGGACACCCAGGCGCTGCTGCCGGGCGCTCTGCGCGCGGCGATCGAGGCTGACCTGGCCGCCGGAGACGTTCCCGCCATCGTGGTGGCGACCATCGGCACCACCTCCACGACCGCCATCGACCCGCTGCCGGAGATCGGGGCCATCTGCGCCGAGTACGGGATCTGGCTGCACGTGGACGCCGCGTACGCGGGCGCTGCCGCCGTCTGCCCCGAGCTGCGGTGGTCGCACGCCGGCCTGGAGTACGCCGATTCGTACTGCTTCGACCCGCACAAGTGGCTGCTCACCGGCTTCGACTGCGACGCGTTCTGGGTGGCCGACCGCAGCGAGCTGATCGAGGCGCTGACCGTGCTGCCGGAGTTCCTGCGCAACGCGGCCTCCGAGTCCGGCGCGGTGATCGACTACCGGGACTGGCAGGTGCCGCTGGGCCGGCGGTTCCGGGCACTGAAGCTGTGGTTCGTGCTGCGCTGGTACGGCGCCGAAGGGCTGCGGGCGCACATCCGTTCCGGGGTGGCGCTGGCCGACCGGTTCGCCGAGCGGGTCCGCGCCGACGACCGGTTCGAGGTGGCGGCGGCGCACCCGTTCTCCCTGGTCTGCTTCCGACTACGCGCCGGCGACGACGCGAACGCGGCGCTGCTGGCCCGGGTGAACGGCACCGGGCGGGTGCACCTGACGCACACCCGGGTCGCCGGCCGGTACACGCTGCGGCTGGCGATCGGATCGCCGCAGAGCACCGAAGCGCACATCGACGAAGCCTGGACCCTGCTCTCCGCGGCAGCCGACACCCTCCCCACCCCCTAG
- a CDS encoding sulfite exporter TauE/SafE family protein: protein MRKLLVLALVGLVAQLIDGSLGMAYGLTSSTLLLVAGVAPAAASASVHLAEIGTTLAAGFAHWRFGNVDWRVVTRIALPGAIGAFAGATLLSSISTEAAAPWMAGILFTLGAYLLVRFARPLRTDRVGGRLRGRFLGPLGLVAGFVDATGGGGWGPVATPALLVSGRMEPRKVIGSVDTAEFVVAGSASVGFLIGLGTEGFLLPTVAALLIGGLIAAPLAAWLVRIVPAQLLGAAVGGVIVLTNARTLIRSAELDGPVRPAVYALLAVGWLAALVLAVRALRRTRRARAAAASPAAAAAAPAVTAAATAAAGEVPADLAATGTPTPR, encoded by the coding sequence GTGCGCAAGCTGCTGGTCCTCGCTCTGGTCGGGCTCGTCGCGCAGTTGATCGACGGCTCGCTCGGCATGGCGTACGGGCTGACCTCGTCCACGCTGCTGCTGGTCGCCGGGGTCGCCCCGGCCGCCGCCTCGGCGTCCGTGCACCTGGCCGAGATCGGCACCACGCTCGCCGCCGGGTTCGCGCACTGGCGGTTCGGCAACGTCGACTGGCGGGTGGTGACCCGCATCGCCCTGCCCGGCGCCATCGGCGCCTTCGCCGGCGCCACCCTGCTCAGCTCGATCTCCACCGAGGCGGCCGCGCCGTGGATGGCCGGCATCCTGTTCACGCTCGGCGCGTACCTGCTGGTCCGCTTCGCCCGACCGCTGCGCACCGATCGGGTCGGTGGGCGGCTCCGCGGTCGCTTCCTCGGCCCCCTGGGTCTGGTCGCCGGCTTCGTCGATGCGACCGGCGGCGGCGGGTGGGGCCCGGTGGCCACCCCGGCACTGCTGGTCTCCGGCCGTATGGAGCCACGCAAGGTGATCGGCTCGGTGGACACCGCCGAGTTCGTGGTGGCCGGCTCGGCCAGTGTCGGCTTCCTGATCGGGCTGGGGACCGAGGGGTTCCTGCTCCCCACCGTCGCCGCGCTGCTGATCGGCGGGCTCATCGCCGCCCCGCTGGCCGCCTGGCTGGTGCGTATCGTGCCCGCCCAACTGCTCGGCGCGGCGGTCGGCGGCGTGATCGTGCTGACCAACGCCCGCACCCTGATCCGCTCCGCCGAGTTGGACGGCCCGGTCCGCCCCGCCGTGTACGCCCTGCTGGCCGTCGGCTGGTTGGCCGCCCTGGTGCTGGCCGTGCGAGCCCTGCGCCGCACCCGCCGGGCCCGCGCCGCCGCCGCTTCCCCCGCCGCTGCTGCTGCCGCGCCCGCCGTCACTGCTGCGGCTACCGCTGCTGCTGGCGAGGTCCCTGCCGATCTGGCCGCAACGGGTACGCCCACCCCACGCTGA
- a CDS encoding RrF2 family transcriptional regulator, translating to MRLSARVDYALRAAAELAATASGPGRGRPVTADQIARAQEIPPKFLESILLQLRRGGIVHAQRGPEGGYWLARPAEEISLAEVIRVIDGPLAHVRGQRPEQLGYHGPAHALQEVWIALRASEREILELVSVADVAAGTLPARVTELAADPRAWI from the coding sequence ATGCGCCTCTCCGCCCGGGTCGACTACGCCCTCCGCGCGGCCGCCGAGCTTGCCGCGACGGCCAGCGGTCCTGGGCGCGGCCGGCCGGTCACGGCCGACCAGATCGCCCGTGCCCAGGAGATCCCGCCGAAGTTCCTGGAGAGCATCCTGCTTCAGCTGCGCCGCGGCGGCATCGTGCACGCCCAGCGCGGCCCGGAAGGTGGCTACTGGCTGGCCCGCCCCGCCGAGGAGATCTCCCTCGCGGAGGTGATCCGGGTGATCGACGGGCCGCTCGCCCACGTACGCGGGCAGCGCCCGGAGCAGCTCGGCTACCACGGCCCGGCCCACGCGCTCCAGGAGGTCTGGATCGCGTTGCGAGCGAGCGAGCGGGAGATCCTGGAGCTGGTCAGCGTCGCCGACGTGGCCGCGGGCACCCTTCCCGCGCGTGTCACCGAGTTGGCCGCCGACCCACGCGCCTGGATCTGA
- a CDS encoding YceI family protein, whose amino-acid sequence MTDIATRTWDGMTIPVAGTYLLDQAHKRIGFLSRHMMVSPVRGEFAEATAQISVAEDPLLSSVTATIMSASITTGSVDRDTHLKSADFLDVESHPTLEYRSTGIKWQGNEDPIFQWARLRNHRLGGRGRGHIPLPQSEGTPGRFVLTGELTVKGITRAVDLEVNFGGARRDPYGQNIFGFSATADIDREDYGLLWNVVLESGGVLVGKTVQIEIAGEAIHQA is encoded by the coding sequence ATGACCGATATCGCCACACGCACCTGGGATGGCATGACCATCCCGGTCGCCGGCACCTATCTTCTCGATCAGGCGCACAAGCGGATCGGTTTCCTGTCCCGGCACATGATGGTGAGCCCGGTGCGCGGCGAGTTCGCCGAGGCCACGGCACAGATCTCCGTGGCGGAGGACCCGCTGCTCTCCTCGGTGACGGCGACCATCATGTCGGCGAGCATCACCACCGGAAGCGTCGACCGGGACACGCATCTGAAGAGTGCCGACTTCCTCGACGTGGAGAGCCACCCCACCCTCGAATATCGAAGCACCGGAATCAAATGGCAGGGCAACGAGGATCCCATCTTCCAATGGGCCCGTCTGCGCAACCATCGACTCGGTGGACGAGGCCGAGGTCACATTCCCCTGCCGCAGTCCGAGGGCACACCCGGACGATTCGTGCTCACCGGTGAGTTGACAGTGAAAGGAATCACCCGGGCTGTCGACCTGGAGGTCAATTTCGGTGGCGCCCGTCGCGATCCGTACGGGCAGAACATCTTTGGATTCAGCGCGACGGCCGATATCGACCGCGAGGACTATGGCCTGCTCTGGAATGTCGTCCTCGAAAGCGGCGGAGTGCTGGTCGGCAAGACGGTGCAGATCGAGATCGCCGGCGAGGCCATCCACCAGGCCTGA
- a CDS encoding acyl-CoA thioesterase — protein MSDGRVAVGQAAVDQLLEVLDLDPTGKMTFRGMSPRVGLQRVYGGQVAGQALVAAGRTVDPERFVHSLHGYFVRPGDPVEPIEYQVENVRDGRSFSVRRAVALQHDKPIFFMSASFQRAEEGLDHQAPAPLDVPPPQDVQTMSDRLARYPERLGIWGQIPRPIDVRYVGEPGWVRPGDRPADPHQRVWMRIDGKLPDDPLLHACALTYASDLTLLDSVLSVHGEVWGPGGLVGASLDHALWFHRPFRADEWFLYDCLSPSASGARGLAAGRMFTTDGQQIASAVQEGLLRRVGA, from the coding sequence GTGAGCGACGGTCGGGTCGCGGTCGGCCAGGCCGCGGTGGACCAGCTGCTGGAAGTGCTGGACCTCGACCCGACCGGGAAGATGACCTTCCGGGGGATGAGTCCCCGCGTCGGTCTACAACGGGTGTACGGCGGCCAGGTCGCCGGCCAGGCCCTGGTCGCCGCCGGCCGCACCGTCGACCCGGAGCGGTTCGTGCACTCGCTGCACGGCTACTTCGTCCGCCCCGGCGACCCGGTCGAGCCGATCGAGTACCAGGTGGAGAACGTCCGCGACGGCCGGTCCTTCTCGGTCCGCCGCGCGGTCGCGCTCCAGCACGACAAGCCGATCTTCTTCATGTCGGCGTCATTCCAGCGCGCCGAGGAGGGGCTGGACCATCAGGCCCCGGCCCCGCTGGACGTGCCCCCTCCGCAGGACGTGCAGACGATGTCCGACCGGCTCGCCCGCTACCCGGAGCGCCTGGGCATCTGGGGTCAGATTCCCCGTCCGATCGATGTGCGCTATGTCGGCGAGCCCGGCTGGGTCCGTCCCGGCGACCGGCCCGCCGACCCGCACCAGCGTGTCTGGATGCGCATCGACGGCAAACTGCCGGACGATCCGCTGCTGCACGCCTGCGCGCTCACCTATGCCTCGGACCTCACCCTGCTGGACTCGGTGCTCTCGGTGCACGGCGAGGTGTGGGGTCCGGGCGGGCTGGTCGGCGCGAGCCTGGACCACGCGCTCTGGTTCCACCGGCCGTTCCGAGCCGACGAGTGGTTCCTCTACGACTGCTTGAGCCCGTCGGCGTCCGGCGCGCGCGGGCTGGCCGCCGGCCGGATGTTCACCACGGACGGCCAGCAGATCGCCAGCGCCGTCCAGGAGGGTCTGTTGCGCCGCGTCGGCGCCTGA
- the pyk gene encoding pyruvate kinase — MGVTRRVKIVCTLGPATSSPERIRGLVEAGMNVARLNFSHGSHADHEAVYRLVREASEAAGKPVAVLADLQGPKIRLGKFADGPHEWRTGDSVVITGDDIIGSKERVSCTYRKLPQEVKPGDRLLIDDGRVAVEVTDVTDNDIRCLVTEGGPVSNNKGVSLPNVAVSVPAMSDKDAEDLRFSLGLGVDLVALSFVRSAEDIKLVHGIMAEEGVFRPVLAKVEKPEAVEHLEAIVLAFDGVMVARGDLGVEMPLDEVPLVQKRAVQLCRENAKPVIVATQMLDSMIENSRPTRAEASDVANAVLDGADAVMLSGETSVGKYPVLTVSTMAKIVTTTEAGSIGVPRLQHDPRTHGGALTVAASSIARAINAKALVAFSQTGDTVRRLSRLHCDLPLLAFTPVPEVRDQLALTWGVETFLMPFVQHTDDMFRQVDQALLGLNRANPGDYVVIVAGSPPGTPGSTNTLRVHQLGSLVDAASARALQ, encoded by the coding sequence ATGGGCGTGACACGCCGCGTAAAGATCGTCTGCACTCTGGGTCCCGCCACCTCGTCCCCGGAGCGCATCCGGGGTCTTGTCGAGGCCGGCATGAACGTGGCGAGGCTCAACTTCAGCCACGGCAGTCACGCCGACCACGAGGCGGTCTACCGACTGGTCCGGGAGGCGTCCGAGGCGGCAGGCAAGCCGGTGGCTGTCCTCGCCGATCTGCAGGGCCCCAAGATCCGGCTCGGCAAGTTCGCCGACGGCCCCCACGAGTGGCGTACCGGCGACTCGGTCGTGATCACCGGCGACGACATCATCGGCAGCAAGGAGCGGGTCTCCTGCACGTACCGCAAGCTGCCGCAGGAGGTGAAGCCCGGTGACCGGCTGCTGATCGACGACGGCCGGGTCGCCGTCGAGGTCACCGACGTCACCGACAACGACATCCGCTGCCTGGTCACCGAGGGCGGCCCGGTCTCCAACAACAAGGGCGTCTCGCTGCCCAACGTGGCGGTCAGCGTGCCCGCCATGTCGGACAAGGACGCCGAGGACCTGCGCTTCTCCCTGGGCCTCGGTGTCGACCTGGTCGCGCTGTCCTTCGTCCGCTCGGCCGAGGACATCAAGCTCGTCCACGGCATCATGGCCGAGGAGGGCGTGTTCCGGCCGGTGCTGGCCAAGGTCGAGAAGCCGGAGGCGGTGGAGCACCTCGAGGCCATCGTGCTGGCCTTCGACGGTGTCATGGTCGCCCGTGGTGACCTCGGTGTCGAGATGCCGCTGGACGAGGTCCCGCTGGTGCAGAAGCGCGCCGTGCAGCTGTGCCGGGAGAACGCCAAGCCGGTCATCGTGGCCACCCAGATGCTCGACTCCATGATCGAAAATTCCCGCCCCACCCGGGCGGAGGCCTCCGACGTCGCCAACGCGGTGCTCGACGGCGCGGACGCGGTGATGCTCTCCGGCGAGACCAGCGTCGGCAAGTACCCGGTGTTGACCGTGAGCACCATGGCCAAGATCGTGACGACCACCGAGGCCGGCTCGATCGGGGTGCCCCGGCTGCAGCACGACCCGCGTACCCACGGTGGCGCGCTCACCGTCGCCGCCTCGTCGATCGCCCGGGCCATCAACGCCAAGGCGCTCGTCGCCTTCTCGCAGACCGGCGACACCGTCCGACGGCTGTCCCGCCTGCACTGCGACCTGCCGCTGCTGGCCTTCACGCCGGTCCCCGAGGTGCGCGACCAGCTCGCCCTCACCTGGGGCGTGGAGACCTTCCTGATGCCGTTCGTGCAGCACACCGACGACATGTTCCGCCAGGTCGACCAGGCGCTGCTCGGCCTCAACCGGGCCAACCCCGGGGACTACGTGGTGATCGTGGCAGGTAGCCCGCCCGGCACCCCCGGCTCGACCAACACCCTGCGCGTCCACCAGCTCGGCTCGCTGGTCGACGCGGCGTCGGCGCGGGCGCTGCAGTGA
- a CDS encoding FAD-binding oxidoreductase translates to MISAATPDVATATARLRALLGDRLHEPGDPDFATTTRLWNGAVDRLPALVARCLDADEVADAVRIAARCHLPLSVRSGGHDWAGRALRDGGLVLDLTGLSAVRVDPDAATVTIGGGTTAAGMLAAARPYDLVVPTGTVGDVGMAGLTLAGGYGPLCGRFGLALDSLLGAEVVLADGRRVTADPGHDAELYWALRGGGGNVGVVTELRFRAHRLPGVLAGMIMFALAEAPAVLRGYGALVAEAPDELTVMTGFLPGPAGEPVIFVCPFYSGPDLDAGLPWMDRLRALGTPLVDQIGPMPYADALRMFDGGMVDGNHYLLRTRWLPALTDGAVDTLVDAARQVSSPFSALAVHHFHGAATRVRLGDTAFGLRTDHLLTEIIAVWAPGEQAGPHREWAERTSTALAPHALPGGYPNLLAPEETDRVRLAYGANWARLRRAKRHYDPRDLLTAVPTLPPSEH, encoded by the coding sequence ATGATCTCCGCCGCCACCCCCGATGTCGCGACGGCCACCGCCCGTCTGCGCGCCCTGCTCGGCGACCGGCTCCACGAGCCGGGCGATCCCGATTTCGCCACCACCACCCGGCTCTGGAACGGTGCGGTGGACCGCTTGCCCGCGCTGGTCGCCCGATGTCTCGACGCCGACGAGGTGGCCGACGCGGTCCGCATCGCCGCTCGGTGTCACCTGCCCCTGTCGGTCCGCTCCGGAGGGCACGACTGGGCCGGTCGGGCGCTGCGCGACGGCGGCCTGGTGCTCGACCTGACCGGGCTGAGCGCCGTCCGGGTCGACCCGGACGCGGCCACGGTGACCATCGGCGGCGGCACCACGGCGGCCGGGATGCTCGCCGCCGCCCGCCCGTACGACCTGGTGGTGCCCACCGGCACGGTCGGCGACGTGGGCATGGCCGGGCTCACTCTCGCCGGCGGCTACGGCCCGCTGTGTGGCCGGTTCGGTCTGGCCCTGGACAGCCTGCTCGGTGCCGAGGTGGTCCTCGCGGACGGCCGCCGGGTCACCGCCGACCCCGGGCACGACGCCGAGCTGTACTGGGCGTTGCGCGGCGGCGGTGGGAACGTCGGCGTGGTCACCGAGTTGCGGTTCCGCGCGCACCGGCTGCCCGGTGTGCTCGCCGGCATGATCATGTTCGCGCTGGCCGAGGCGCCGGCCGTGCTGCGGGGCTACGGCGCGCTGGTCGCCGAGGCCCCGGACGAGCTGACCGTGATGACCGGCTTCCTGCCGGGCCCTGCCGGCGAGCCGGTGATCTTCGTCTGCCCGTTCTACAGCGGTCCGGACCTGGACGCCGGGTTGCCGTGGATGGACCGGCTGCGCGCGCTGGGCACCCCGCTGGTCGACCAGATCGGCCCGATGCCGTACGCGGACGCGCTGCGGATGTTCGACGGCGGGATGGTCGACGGCAACCACTACCTGCTGCGTACCCGCTGGTTGCCCGCGCTCACCGACGGTGCGGTGGACACGCTCGTCGACGCGGCCCGGCAGGTCAGCTCACCGTTCTCCGCGCTGGCCGTGCACCACTTCCACGGCGCGGCCACCCGGGTCCGGCTCGGCGACACGGCGTTCGGCCTGCGCACCGACCACCTGCTGACCGAGATCATCGCGGTGTGGGCGCCCGGCGAGCAGGCCGGGCCGCACCGGGAGTGGGCCGAGCGCACCTCGACCGCGCTCGCCCCGCACGCCCTGCCCGGTGGCTACCCCAATCTGCTCGCCCCGGAGGAGACCGACCGGGTCCGGCTCGCCTACGGTGCGAACTGGGCGCGGCTGCGCCGGGCCAAGCGCCATTACGACCCGCGTGACCTGCTCACCGCGGTGCCCACCCTGCCGCCGTCGGAGCATTGA
- a CDS encoding YciI family protein: MAGVPQVDFALDTYECIVIYPGATGRVLPPETVQRLQAEHAEHMQALQRRGIILVSGSVDGPARNPEPPIGFGLARTGSVEDVRSVLEADPAVQAGLYRVDVLTFLCPAGSLEFPLVKTES, encoded by the coding sequence ATGGCGGGAGTGCCGCAGGTCGACTTCGCGCTCGACACGTACGAGTGCATCGTGATCTATCCGGGCGCGACGGGACGGGTCCTGCCCCCCGAGACCGTGCAGCGGTTGCAGGCGGAGCACGCCGAGCACATGCAGGCGTTGCAGCGACGCGGCATCATCCTGGTCTCCGGTTCGGTGGATGGGCCGGCCCGCAACCCGGAGCCGCCGATCGGCTTCGGGTTGGCCCGCACCGGCAGCGTCGAGGACGTACGCAGCGTGCTGGAGGCCGACCCGGCGGTGCAGGCCGGGCTCTACCGGGTGGACGTGCTGACCTTCCTCTGCCCGGCCGGGTCCCTGGAGTTTCCGCTGGTCAAGACCGAGAGCTGA
- a CDS encoding aldo/keto reductase, whose protein sequence is MSTNISEQPAKASGTYRIGGDVTVNRLGYGAMQITGPGVWGDPKDPAEAVRVLRRAVELGVTFIDTADSYGPFVSELLIREALHPYADDLVIATKAGLSRSGPGDWRALGRPEYLRQQCELSLRHLGLDSIPLYQLHRIDPKVPLADQLGELALLQQEGKIQHIGLSEVSVAQIEESRAITTIASVQNLYNLANRSAEDVLEYCERNDLAFIPWFPIATGELARPGGPLDAISTAHGASPAQLALAWLLRRSPVMLPIPGTSSVAHLEENVSAADVRLTDDEFEALAKAS, encoded by the coding sequence ATGTCGACCAATATCAGTGAGCAACCCGCGAAGGCGTCCGGCACGTACCGGATCGGTGGCGACGTCACCGTCAACCGGCTCGGCTACGGGGCCATGCAGATCACCGGCCCGGGTGTCTGGGGTGACCCGAAGGACCCGGCCGAGGCGGTCCGGGTGCTGCGCCGGGCGGTCGAGCTGGGCGTCACGTTCATCGACACCGCCGACTCGTACGGGCCGTTCGTCTCGGAGTTGCTGATCCGCGAGGCCCTGCACCCGTACGCCGACGACCTGGTCATCGCGACCAAGGCCGGACTGAGCCGCTCCGGCCCTGGCGACTGGCGTGCGCTGGGCCGCCCGGAGTACCTGCGCCAGCAGTGTGAGCTGAGCCTGCGCCACCTCGGCCTGGACAGCATCCCGCTGTACCAGTTGCACCGGATCGACCCGAAGGTGCCGCTCGCCGATCAGCTGGGCGAGCTTGCGCTGTTGCAGCAGGAGGGCAAGATCCAGCACATCGGGCTGTCCGAGGTGAGCGTCGCGCAGATCGAGGAGTCCCGCGCGATCACCACGATCGCGTCGGTGCAGAACCTGTACAACCTCGCCAACCGCAGCGCCGAGGACGTGCTGGAGTACTGCGAGCGCAACGACCTGGCGTTCATTCCGTGGTTCCCGATCGCCACCGGTGAGCTGGCCCGCCCGGGCGGCCCCCTGGACGCGATCTCCACCGCGCACGGCGCGTCGCCCGCGCAGCTCGCGCTGGCCTGGTTGCTGCGCCGCTCGCCGGTGATGCTGCCGATCCCCGGTACGTCGTCGGTGGCGCACCTGGAGGAGAACGTGAGCGCGGCCGACGTGCGGCTCACCGACGACGAGTTCGAGGCGCTCGCCAAGGCGAGCTGA
- a CDS encoding effector-associated constant component EACC1 — translation MTDSDAAARLPVRLTINPRQRQPPAVDLLTWIHRRPEYRPVVRQAGGGGGGRPGFSDAVIIAVLAQGLLPGLFNLLQSWVDQQRTEASIRIQAGDTEVELQVSGRTDSARLLAQATEALRAAREPRPDAAD, via the coding sequence GTGACCGACAGCGACGCCGCCGCCCGGCTGCCCGTCCGGCTGACCATCAACCCCCGGCAGCGGCAGCCGCCGGCGGTCGACCTGCTGACCTGGATTCACCGCCGCCCGGAGTACCGGCCGGTGGTCCGTCAGGCCGGTGGTGGTGGCGGGGGACGGCCGGGTTTCAGCGACGCGGTGATCATCGCGGTGCTGGCCCAGGGGCTGCTTCCGGGGCTGTTCAACCTGTTGCAGTCCTGGGTCGACCAGCAGCGCACCGAAGCCAGCATCCGGATCCAGGCAGGGGACACCGAGGTGGAACTCCAGGTGAGTGGGCGCACCGACTCCGCTCGCCTGCTGGCCCAGGCGACCGAGGCGCTGCGGGCCGCCCGGGAGCCCAGGCCGGACGCCGCCGACTGA